Proteins from one Telopea speciosissima isolate NSW1024214 ecotype Mountain lineage chromosome 1, Tspe_v1, whole genome shotgun sequence genomic window:
- the LOC122663610 gene encoding basic leucine zipper 61-like — MAGMNKLVSMELPPRYPRPTATSTMNQKLVDDKFKKIEISSQSSGENPSSGPSIKLELENLYQHKWIRKFDPNMDPKKLRRLIGNRLSVQKNRLRKLEYSAQLEQNVNNLKEFISLMASQVSQNECKHSELSIENDAIRDRIAKLSDEQRLKQIENKLLNQEKHRWLDIFQQQQLLNNNNPFMNLAKCNLGQEKLFNINPPMNQAEQLYNMNNPMDQAKQLFNINYSMNLIECKFGQEQLFNINNPMNLAEFKLIGEEQLSNINNPMDLNPVSMKYFM; from the exons ATGGCTGGGATGAACAAGTTGGTGAGCATGGAGCTACCACCAAGGTACCCAAGGCCAACTGCAACTTCTACCATGAATCAAAAGCTAGTGGATGATAAGTTCAAGAAGATTGAGATTTCATCCCAATCATCTGGTGAGAACCCTAGCTCAGGTCCTTCCATCAAACTTGAGCTTGAAAATCTATATCAACACAAATGGATCAGAAAATTTGATCCTAATATGGATCCAAAAAAGTTAAGACG GCTTATTGGAAATCGACTATCTGTGCAAAAAAACCGGCTTAGAAAGTTGGAATACAGTGCTCAACTCGAACAAAATGTGAATAATCTCAAG GAATTTATCTCATTGATGGCCTCTCAAGTCTCCCAGAATGAATGCAAACATAGTGAGCTGAGTATTGAAAATGATGCTATAAGGGATAGGATAGCCAAACTAAGTGATGAACAAAGACTCAAACAAA TTGAAAATAAGTTGTTAAATCAAGAAAAACATAGGTGGTTGGATATCTTCCAACAGCAGCAACtgctcaacaacaacaacccatTCATGAACCTGGCTAAGTGTAACCTTGGGCAAGAGAAACTGTTCAACATCAACCCTCCAATGAATCAGGCTGAGCAATTGTACAACATGAACAACCCAATGGACCAGGCTAAGCAACTCTTTAACATCAACTACTCAATGAACCTGATTGAATGTAAATTTGGGCAAGAACAACTGTTCAACATTAACAACCCCATGAATCTAGCTGAGTTCAAACTTATTGGGGAAGAGCAACTGTCCAACATCAACAATCCAATGGACCTAAATCCTGTCTCCATGAAGTACTTCATGTGA